A window of the Hippoglossus stenolepis isolate QCI-W04-F060 chromosome 8, HSTE1.2, whole genome shotgun sequence genome harbors these coding sequences:
- the hjv gene encoding hemojuvelin → MKLWAMLPWKLCIHLSLLLVQLSLPEVAASCRILRCNSDFVAATLDLGGGGGGSVGGIDGVGRGGGPDGAALSREAVNTGYCSALRSYGMCTKRMARACRGDLAYHSAVQGIEDLLIQHRCTRVGPTAQPRPLPQGTLSGDACFYERSFLSREGRTPEYLHCGVFGDPHIRTFHDDFQTCSMQGAWPLMDNEYLYIQATSSPKRASSHGTVLTKITIIFKNVRQCVGQQLYQAELDNVPAAFADGSVSSGELQGHHILTVWTRIAGRHVEIRAAHIGTLLVVRQSGRSLGLSIRSPRDVMEAFGPDQDLQLCVWGCPPSQRFNTLRPLPPLDSSQPDDVSAHDHCATLLPAQDVYYQACVFDLITSGDLNSSTAAVSALQDARNMISEQERVHLLLVTSAEQRAQPHLTLLLLPLGMLGPLSRA, encoded by the exons ATGAAGCTTTGGGCCATGTTACCATGGAAACTCTGTATCCATCTGAGTCTGCTGCTGGTCCAGCTGAGTTTACCTGAAG TTGCAGCTTCCTGTCGCATCCTGAGATGTAATTCTGACTTTGTGGCTGCGACATTGGACCtgggcggcggcggtggcggcagCGTTGGCGGGATTGATGGCGTTGGAAGAGGTGGTGGACCAGATGGAGCAGCTCTGAGCAGGGAGGCGGTGAACACCGGTTACTGCAGCGCCCTGCGCTCCTACGGCATGTGCACAAAACGGATGGCACGGGCGTGTCGCGGTGACCTGGCGTACCACTCTGCGGTTCAGGGCATCGAGGACCTCCTGATCCAGCACCGCTGCACCCGAGTTGGGCCCACAGCccagccccgccccctccctcAGGGCACGCTGTCGGGAGATGCCTGCTTTTACGAGAGGAGCTTCTTGAGCAGAGAAGGTCGGACACCAGAGTACCTGCACTGTGGCGTGTTCGGAGACCCACACATCAGAACCTTCCACGATGACTTCCAGACGTGTTCCATGCAGGGGGCGTGGCCTCTCATGGATAACGAATACCTGTACATACAGGCCACCAGCTCGCCAAAGAGGGCGAGCTCACATGGCACGGTGCTCACAAAG ATAACCatcatctttaaaaatgtgCGTCAGTGTGTTGGTCAGCAGCTCTACCAGGCCGAGCTGGACAACGTCCCTGCGGCGTTCGCTGACGGCTCGGTGTCGAGTGGCGAGTTGCAAGGTCACCACATCCTGACTGTCTGGACTCGCATTGCTGGCCGACACGTCGAGATCCGAGCGGCTCACATTGGCACGCTGCTGGTGGTGCGTCAGAGCGGCCGGTCGCTCGGCTTATCGATCCGGTCGCCGCGTGACGTCATGGAGGCCTTTGGCCCCGACCAGgacctgcagctgtgtgtgtggggctgcCCCCCCTCCCAAAGATTCAACACGCTGCGCCCGCTGCCGCCGCTGGACTCCTCGCAGCCTGATGATGTCAGCGCCCATGACCACTGTGCTACGCTGCTTCCTGCCCAAGATGTTTACTACCAGGCCTGTGTGTTTGACCTGATCACCAGCGGAGACCTGAACTCCAGCACAGCCGCCGTCAGTGCGCTGCAGGATGCCAGAAACATGAtctcagagcaggagagagttCACCTGCTGCTGGTCACCTCCGCCGAGCAACGAGCACAACCACAcctgacactgctgctgctgccgctcggCATGCTGGGACCTCTGAGCAGAGCCTGA